A window from Solanum stenotomum isolate F172 chromosome 5, ASM1918654v1, whole genome shotgun sequence encodes these proteins:
- the LOC125866052 gene encoding FT-interacting protein 3-like, producing the protein MQRPPQEEFLLKETKPHLGGGKVTGDKLTSTYDLVEQMQYLYVRVVKAKDLPAKDVTGSLDPYVEVRLGNYRGTTRHFEKKSNPEWNQVFAFSKERIQASVLEVNVKDKDFIKDDFVGRVTFDLNDIPKRVPPDSPLAPQWYRLEDRSGNKVKGELMLAVWMGTQADEAFPESWHSDAATVSGADALANIRSKVYLSPKLWYLRVNVIEAQDLIPGDRSRFPEVYVKAILGNQALRTRVSMSKTINPMWNEDLMFVAAEPFEEPLILSVEDRVAPNNDEVLGRCAIPLQYIERRLDHRPINSKWYNLEKHIIVEGEKKKEIKFASRIHMRLYLEGGYHVLDESTHYSSDLRPTAKQLWKSSIGVLELGILNAQGLSPMKTKDNRATTDAYCVAKYGQKWVRTRTIIDSFAPKWNEQYTWEVFDPCTVITIGVFDNCHLHGGDKPGGARDSRIGKVRIRLSTLETDRVYTHSYPLLVLHHTGVKKMGEIQLAVRFTCSSLMNMMHMYSQPLLPKMHYIHPLTVTQLDSLRHQATQIVSMRLNRAEPPLRKEIVEYMLDVGSHMWSMRRSKANFFRIMGVLGGLIAIGRWFDQICNWKNPITTVLIHILFLILVLYPELILPTIFLYLFLIGVWYYRWRPRHPPHMDTRLSCADNANPDELDEEFDTFPTSRPPDIVRMRYDRLRSIAGRIQTVVGDLATQGERLQSLLSWRDPRATALFVLFCLIAAIVLYVTPFQVVALLSGFYVLRHPRFRHKLPSAPLNFFRRLPARTDCML; encoded by the coding sequence ATGCAGAGACCACCTCAAGAAGAATTTTTACTAAAGGAGACCAAACCCCACCTTGGTGGAGGGAAGGTCACGGGTGATAAGCTTACTAGCACCTATGACTTGGTTGAGCAAATGCAGTATCTTTATGTCCGGGTGGTGAAAGCAAAGGATTTACCAGCGAAGGATGTTACGGGAAGTCTTGATCCTTATGTTGAGGTTAGGCTAGGAAACTATCGGGGTACAACTCGTCATTTCGAGAAGAAATCGAATCCTGAATGGAATCAGGTGTTTGCTTTTTCCAAGGAGCGGATTCAGGCTTCTGTGCTGGAGGTGAATGTGAAAGATAAGGATTTTATTAAGGATGATTTTGTTGGTCGTGTTACGTTTGATTTGAATGATATCCCTAAAAGAGTTCCCCCGGATAGTCCTCTTGCTCCGCAGTGGTATAGGTTGGAGGATAGAAGTGGTAACAAAGTGAAAGGAGAGTTGATGTTGGCTGTTTGGATGGGTACTCAAGCTGATGAAGCGTTTCCTGAATCTTGGCATTCGGATGCGGCTACTGTTAGTGGTGCTGACGCTCTTGCAAATATAAGGTCTAAGGTGTACCTCTCACCAAAGCTGTGGTACCTTAGAGTTAATGTGATTGAGGCTCAGGACTTGATTCCTGGTGACAGAAGTAGGTTTCCAGAGGTTTACGTGAAGGCCATCCTGGGAAATCAGGCATTGAGAACCAGAGTTTCCATGAGCAAGACTATTAATCCCATGTGGAATGAGGATCTGATGTTTGTAGCAGCAGAACCATTCGAGGAGCCATTAATTTTGAGTGTAGAAGATAGAGTTGCACCAAACAATGATGAAGTACTTGGAAGATGTGCTATTCCTTTGCAGTACATTGAAAGGAGGTTGGACCACAGACCTATTAACAGTAAGTGGTATAATCTTGAAAAGCACATTATCGTTGAgggagaaaagaagaaggaaatcaaattCGCAAGCAGGATTCACATGAGGCTATATTTGGAAGGAGGGTACCATGTGCTGGATGAATCAACACACTACAGCAGTGATCTTAGACCAACTGCAAAGCAGCTGTGGAAGTCCAGTATAGGTGTCCTAGAATTAGGTATTCTGAATGCTCAGGGCCTTTCGCCGATGAAAACAAAGGATAATCGGGCAACAACAGATGCCTATTGTGTTGCGAAATATGGGCAGAAGTGGGTCCGAACGAGGACCATTATAGATAGCTTTGCTCCCAAGTGGAATGAGCAATACACTTGGGAAGTATTTGATCCTTGCACTGTCATAACTATTGGTGTATTTGATAATTGTCATCTGCATGGAGGAGATAAACCTGGAGGGGCTAGGGACTCGAGGATTGGAAAGGTCAGGATCCGTCTTTCAACTCTCGAAACAGATCGTGTTTACACACATTCTTATCCGCTACTGGTCTTGCATCATACTGGGGTAAAGAAGATGGGTGAAATTCAGTTGGCAGTAAGATTTACTTGCTCATCGTTAATGAATATGATGCATATGTACTCTCAGCCGCTGTTACCCAAAATGCACTATATTCATCCTTTAACTGTTACTCAGCTTGACAGCTTGAGACATCAGGCCACTCAGATTGTCTCTATGAGGCTGAATCGTGCTGAGCCACCTTTGAGGAAAGAAATAGTGGAGTATATGTTAGATGTTGGTTCTCACATGTGGAGTATGAGGAGAAGCAAAGCTAATTTTTTTAGGATTATGGGTGTTTTAGGTGGATTAATAGCTATTGGAAGATGGTTTGATCAAATATGCAATTGGAAAAATCCCATCACAACTGTTCTGATCCATATCTTGTTCTTGATACTGGTTCTATATCCGGAGCTTATTCTGCCAACCATTTTCCTTTATCTCTTCCTAATTGGAGTTTGGTACTACAGATGGAGGCCTAGGCATCCTCCTCACATGGATACTCGTCTTTCTTGTGCTGATAATGCTAATCCGGACGAACTGGATGAGGAATTTGATACTTTCCCTACTTCACGTCCTCCTGATATTGTTCGGATGAGGTATGACCGTTTGAGAAGTATTGCTGGAAGGATTCAGACTGTGGTTGGTGATTTGGCTACTCAAGGGGAGAGGCTGCAGTCTTTGTTGAGCTGGAGAGACCCTAGAGCAACCGCGCTGTTTGTCCTTTTCTGCTTGATTGCTGCCATTGTGCTCTACGTGACACCCTTCCAAGTTGTGGCACTCTTGTCAGGATTTTATGTACTGAGACATCCAAGGTTCCGTCACAAGCTACCATCTGCGCCACTTAATTTCTTCAGAAGACTGCCCGCAAGAACAGACTGTATGCTATGA
- the LOC125866053 gene encoding FT-interacting protein 3-like, producing the protein MQRPPQEDFLLKETKPHLGGGKVMGDKLTSTYDLVEQMQYLYVRVVKAKDLPGKDVTGSLDPYVEVRLGNYKGTTRHFEKKSNPEWSQVFAFSKDRIQASVLEVNVKDKDFIKDDFVGRVTFDLNEIPKRVPPDSPLAPQWYRLEDRSGNKVKGELMLAVWMGTQADEAFPESWHSDAATVSGADALANIRSKVYLSPKLWYLRVNVIEAQDLIPGDRSRFPEVYVKAILGNQALRTRVSMNKTINPMWNEDLMFVAAEPFEEPLILSVEDRVAPNKDEVLGRCAIPLQYIDRRLDHRPINSKWYNLEKHIIVEGEKKEIKFASRIHMRLYLEGGYHVLDESTHYSSDLRPTAKQLWKSSIGVLELGILNAHGISPMKTKDGRATTDAYCVAKYGQKWVRTRTIIDSFAPKWNEQYTWEVFDPCTVINIGVFDNCHLHGGDKSGGAKDSRIGKVRIRLSTLETGRVYTHSYPLLVLHPTGVKKMGEIHLAVRFTCSSLLNMMHMYSQPLLPKMHYIYPLTVTQLDSLRHQATQIVSMRLSRAEPPLRKEIVEYMLDVGSHMWSMRRSKANVFRIMGVLGGLIAIGRWFDQICNWKNPITTVLIHILFLILVLYPELILPTIFLYLFLIGVWYYRWRPRHPPHMDTRLSCADNVNPDERDEEFDTFPTSRPPDIVRMRYDRLRSIAGRIQTVVGDLATQGERLQSLLSWRDPRATALFVIFCLIAAIALYVTPFQVVALVTGFYVLRHPRFRHKLPSTPVNFFRRLPARTDCML; encoded by the coding sequence ATGCAGAGACCCCCACAAGAAGATTTTTTACTAAAGGAGACCAAACCCCACCTTGGTGGAGGGAAGGTCATGGGTGATAAGCTTACTAGTACCTATGACTTGGTTGAGCAAATGCAGTATCTTTATGTGAGGGTGGTGAAAGCAAAGGATTTGCCAGGGAAGGATGTTACGGGTAGTCTTGATCCTTATGTTGAGGTTAGGCTTGGAAACTATAAGGGTACAACTCGTCATTTCGAGAAGAAATCGAATCCGGAATGGAGTCAGGTGTTTGCTTTTTCCAAGGATAGGATTCAGGCTTCTGTACTTGAGGTGAATGTGAAAGATAAGGATTTTATTAAGGATGATTTTGTTGGTCGTGTTACGTTTGATTTGAATGAAATCCCTAAAAGAGTTCCCCCGGATAGTCCTCTTGCTCCGCAGTGGTATAGGTTGGAGGATAGAAGTGGTAACAAAGTGAAAGGAGAGTTGATGTTGGCTGTTTGGATGGGTACTCAAGCTGATGAAGCGTTTCCTGAATCTTGGCATTCGGATGCGGCTACTGTTAGTGGTGCTGACGCTCTTGCAAATATAAGGTCTAAGGTGTACCTCTCACCAAAGCTGTGGTACCTTAGAGTTAATGTGATTGAGGCTCAGGACTTGATTCCCGGTGACAGAAGTAGGTTTCCAGAAGTTTACGTGAAGGCCATCCTTGGAAATCAGGCGTTGAGAACCAGAGTTTCCATGAACAAGACTATTAATCCCATGTGGAACGAGGATCTGATGTTTGTAGCAGCAGAACCATTTGAGGAGCCATTGATTTTGAGTGTAGAAGATAGAGTTGCACCAAACAAGGATGAAGTACTTGGAAGATGTGCTATTCCTTTGCAGTATATAGATAGGAGGTTGGACCACAGACCTATTAATAGCAAGTGGTATAATCTTGAAAAGCACATTATTGTCGAGGGAGAAAAGAAGGAAATCAAATTTGCAAGCAGGATTCACATGAGGCTGTATTTGGAAGGAGGCTACCACGTGCTGGATGAATCAACACACTACAGCAGTGATCTAAGACCAACTGCAAAGCAATTGTGGAAGTCCAGTATTGGTGTCCTAGAGTTGGGTATACTAAACGCTCACGGCATTTCGCCGATGAAAACAAAAGATGGACGGGCTACGACAGATGCCTATTGTGTTGCCAAGTATGGGCAGAAGTGGGTTAGAACAAGGACAATTATTGATAGCTTTGCTCCCAAGTGGAACGAGCAATACACTTGGGAAGTATTTGATCCCTGCACTGTCATAAATATTGGTGTATTTGATAATTGTCATCTGCATGGAGGAGATAAGTCTGGTGGGGCAAAGGACTCGAGGATTGGGAAGGTCAGGATCCGTCTTTCAACTCTCGAAACGGGTCGTGTTTACACACATTCTTATCCACTACTGGTCTTGCATCCAACTGGGGTGAAGAAGATGGGTGAAATTCACTTGGCTGTAAGATTTACTTGCTCATCGTTATTGAATATGATGCATATGTACTCTCAGCCACTGCTACCCAAAATGCACTATATTTATCCTTTAACTGTTACTCAGCTGGACAGCTTGAGGCATCAGGCCACTCAGATTGTCTCTATGAGGCTGAGTCGTGCTGAGCCGCCTTTGAGGAAAGAGATAGTGGAGTATATGTTAGATGTTGGTTCTCACATGTGGAGTATGAGGAGAAGCAAAGCTAATGTTTTTAGAATCATGGGTGTTTTAGGTGGATTAATTGCTATTGGAAGATGGTTTGATCAAATATGCAATTGGAAAAATCCCATCACAACTGTTCTGATCCATATCTTGTTCTTGATACTGGTTCTATATCCGGAGCTTATTCTGCCAACCATTTTCCTTTATCTCTTCCTAATTGGAGTTTGGTACTACAGATGGAGGCCTAGGCATCCTCCTCACATGGATACTCGTCTTTCTTGTGCTGATAATGTTAATCCTGACGAACGGGATGAGGAATTTGATACTTTCCCTACTTCACGTCCTCCTGATATTGTTCGGATGAGGTATGACCGTTTGAGAAGTATTGCTGGACGGATACAAACTGTTGTTGGTGACTTGGCTACTCAAGGGGAGAGGCTGCAGTCTTTGTTGAGCTGGAGAGACCCTAGAGCAACCGCGCTGTTTGTTATTTTCTGCTTGATTGCTGCCATTGCGCTGTATGTCACGCCCTTCCAAGTTGTGGCTCTCGTGACTGGATTTTACGTGTTGAGACATCCGCGATTTCGCCATAAGCTACCATCTACTCCAGTGAATTTCTTCAGAAGATTGCCTGCCAGAACAGACTGTATGCTATGA
- the LOC125866056 gene encoding uncharacterized protein LOC125866056 has protein sequence MPESDEQPPPSTPSTASTPPVYIHPRREPFEHGLLPIPKLIFTDGAQTLIPIRDKLLSLSSGSTHRVNFEAIAEAFQISHDHARLVIETIASVLHSDSDPSVTAKPSEIDSVGVNVFDLMMFLYIQSYKRLLPKGHKDSAAVADVWPSTSAFDGFLSALSPLQLVRSNSRRSMPSQADEEAHQLSYLQKHLGNILSLLAESVEGDGEESLVLSMEKLEHLGFLIYFGEKGSERIPLSQNAPFFANSDPEMPAVPVPAAQVHDWLIENIASALTRITERASAKENGPTSASDQDVPMADVSASSVKSSPGPRGPSSIEGISKSSYVRLPNDIKGSSVKVINCHESVIYILAPLKYATVYGCSDATIVLGAVGKAVRIEHCERVHVIAAAKRICIANCRECVFFLGVNQTPLLVGDNHKLQVAPYNTFYSLLEEHLKQVGVDPTINRWDAPVALGVVDPHDSLSHPAGVSEVQTESASPVDPDQFTNFLIPNWFEGQQSGSTKDNPFPLPEAYLASQQRNLKNLEETKNSLKDIDLDESRKREVAAALHVCFKDWLYASGNIRQLYCLQGE, from the exons ATGCCGGAATCCGACGAACAACCACCGCCGTCGACGCCGTCAACGGCGTCCACTCCACCTGTTTACATACATCCGCGAAGAGAACCTTTCGAACACGGACTTCTCCCTATCCCTAAACTTATCTTCACCGATGGAGCCCAAACTCTTATTCCAATTCGTGATAAGCTCTTATCCTTATCATCTGGATCGACACATCGAGTTAATTTTGAAGCAATTGCTGAAGCATTTCAGATCTCTCATGACCATGCTCGTCTTGTCATTGAGACAATCGCATCGGTTCTTCATTCCGATTCTGATCCCAGCGTCACTGCTAAGCCGTCAGAGATCGATTCCGTTGGTGTAAACGTGTTTGATTTGATGATGTTTTTGTACATTCAGAGTTATAAAAGGTTGCTTCCTAAAGGACATAAGGATTCCGCTGCAGTAGCTGATGTTTGGCCTTCTACTTCTGCATTCGACGGTTTCTTATCGGCTCTTTCGCCGTTGCAG CTTGTGCGCAGCAATAGTCGTCGGTCTATGCCATCACAGGCTGATGAAGAGGCTCATCAATTATCCTATTTACAGAAACACTTGGGAAACATTCTGTCTCTTTTGGCAGAGTCAGTGGAAGGAGATGGTGAAGAGTCACTG GTCTTGTCTATGGAGAAATTGGAGCATCTTGGCTTCCTAATCTATTTTGGTGAAAAAGGATCTGAGAGAATCCCATTGAGTCAGAATGCCCCATTTTTTGCCAATTCAGATCCAGAGATGCCTGCTGTTCCTGTTCCTGCAGCTCAAGTACATGACTGGCTTATAGAAAATATAGCCTCTGCTTTGACTCGAATTACCGAGAGGGCTTCAGCAAAGGAAAATGGACCAACTAGTGCCTCTGATCAGGATGTGCCAATGGCTGATGTCTCTGCAAGTTCAGTTAAGAGTTCACCAGGTCCTAGAGGTCCAAGTTCCATTGAAGGAATTTCTAAATCATCATATGTAAGGCTGCCAAATGATATTAAAGGCTCCTCTGTAAAG GTTATCAATTGCCATGAATCAGTCATTTATATTTTAGCTCCTTTGAAATATGCGACAGTATATGGATGCTCTGATGCAACTATTGTCCTGGGAGCTGTAGGCAAG GCTGTCAGAATTGAGCACTGTGAACGTGTTCACGTGATTGCAGCAGCTAAACGTATTTGTATTGCCAATTGTCGTGAATGCGTATTCTTCTTGGGAGTTAACCAAACACCACTTCTTGTTGGTGATAACCATAAATTGCAA GTGGCTCCATACAATACTTTTTACTCGCTACTGGAGGAACACCTGAAGCAAGTTGGTGTTGACCCAACCATCAACAGATGGGATGCACCTGTAGCACTTGGTGTCGTTGACCCACATGATTCACTGTCACATCCTGCTGGTGTGTCTGAAGTTCAAACGGAGTCTGCTAGTCCTGTGGACCCTGATCAGTTCACTAACTTTTTG ATTCCAAACTGGTTTGAAGGGCAGCAATCTGGGTCCACAAAAGATAATCCATTCCCCTTACCGGAAGCTTATTTGGCATCCCAGCAGAGAAAT CTCAAGAACTTGGAGGAGACTAAGAATAGTTTGAAGGACATCGACCTTGACGAGAGCCGGAAGCGGGAAGTAGCAGCTGCTCTCCATGTGTGCTTTAAAGACTGGTTATATG CTTCAGGAAATATACGGCAACTATACTGTCTTCAAGGCGAATAG
- the LOC125866078 gene encoding uncharacterized protein LOC125866078 produces the protein MGRGRGKGKKQSVREDLGSGEEDKIPIRRRGRPLKPSKDEIGEEEEEEEAMKVKEEENDSENTKGSVFNKDVKNQAVVNGKKRKRTSQVKEVDSTKVENGVGNKTNSNELIKSVGFRQNGSRRKNKPRRAAEVGVECR, from the coding sequence ATgggtagaggaagaggaaaGGGAAAGAAGCAATCTGTTCGTGAGGATCTCGGAAGTGGTGAAGAAGATAAGATACCAATCCGGAGAAGGGGAAGACCACTGAAGCCATCAAAGGATGAAataggggaagaagaagaagaagaagaagcaatgaaagtgaaagaagaagaaaatgacagTGAGAATACAAAAGGTTCTGTCTTTAATAAAGATGTCAAGAACCAAGCTGTTGTGAAtggaaagaagaggaagagaacTTCACAAGTCAAGGAAGTAGATTCGACGAAAGTGGAAAATGGTGTTGGGAACAAAACTAACTctaatgagttaataaagtCTGTTGGATTTAGACAAAAcgggagtagaaggaaaaacaaGCCTAGGCGAGCTGCTGAAGTTGGCGTTGAATGCAGATGA
- the LOC125866082 gene encoding protein PHOSPHATE STARVATION RESPONSE 3-like: protein MSIQGFISTQGNEYFSSDYSLGVSKNSAQDLVDKELQYSSYMETCLPVVSSSSSSIINCIGSPSSAFFATERCLGLTQYDNQYDTSELIKNCDVQMSSFDPQQCKNGILEDSLAQGEADFRHEISLPSFIRTEFSTSPFSDVSEAEKESLLHLKNELLGEFGSSYRRHPSLPFDGNQDCCLSHDLCCSQLANTRQQFASPSFTCHNSASSGVSHKPSKTRIRWNEDLHDRFLECVNRLGGADKATPKQILNLMDSDCLTLDHVKSHLQKYRNAKHPESAGKSEKRNTPDAMTDIESKTGREIKEALKMQLEVQRCLHEQLETQRTLQMRIEEQAKKLKMILDQQQKTNRTLLETRNSNISSSGVEILVVEDTDN from the exons ATGAGTATCCAGGGGTTTATTAGTACTCAGGGGAATGAGTACTTTTCGAGTGATTATAGTTTAGGAGTTTCGAAAAATTCAGCTCAGGATTTAGTTGATAAAGAGTTACAATATTCATCATACATGGAAACTTGTTTGCCTGTTGTTAGTTCATCTTCAAGTAGCATAATCAACTGTATTGGTTCCCCTTCTTCAGCGTTTTTCGCTACAGAACGTTGCCTTGGGTTGACACAATATGATAATCAATATGATACTTCTGAATTGATCAAGAATTGTGATGTTCAAATGTCATCATTTGATCCTCAACAATGTAAAAATGGAATCTTGGAAGATTCATTAGCACAAGGTGAGGCAGATTTTCGACACGAGATTTCTCTGCCATCATTCATCAGGACAGAATTCTCAACTAGTCCATTTTCTGATGTATCAGAAGCAGAGAAAGAGAGTTTGTTGCATCTGAAAAATGAGTTGCTGGGAGAATTCGGTAGTTCATATCGAAGGCATCCTTCGTTGCCTTTTGATGGAAATCAAGATTGTTGT CTATCTCATGATTTGTGTTGCTCTCAATTGGCAAATACGAGGCAGCAATTCGCGAGTCCTTCATTTACTTGTCATAACTCTGCATCTTCTGGAGTATCTCATAAGCCTAGTAAGACAAGAATCAGATGGAATGAAGATCTCCACGATCGATTTCTTGAGTGTGTAAATCGCCTTGGAGGAGCTGACA AGGCTACGCCAAAGCAAATACTAAATCTGATGGACTCAGATTGCTTAACTCTTGATCATGTTAAAAGCCATTTACAG AAATATCGGAATGCAAAGCATCCAGAATCTGCAGGGAAATCCGAAAAGAGAAACACCCCGGATGCTATGACAGATATAGAGAGCAAAAC TGGAAGAGAAATCAAGGAAGCACTGAAAATGCAACTAGAAGTACAAAGGTGTCTTCATGAGCAACTAGAG ACACAACGAACGTTACAAATGAGGATCGAAGAACAAGCAaagaagttgaagatgatacttgatcaacaacaaaaaacaaaCAGGACTCTATTGGAGACGCGGAATTCAAACATTTCATCTTCTGGTGTAGAAATTTTGGTTGTAGAAGACACTGATAATTAG